The DNA window AATCGTTGAAAACGCGCAGGCCCGCGGCGATAAAAACGTGCTGGCGATTTCATCCGGCACTGCAATGCAGATAATGATTTCAGATTTAACGGACGATAGCGCGAAAAACAAACCACTCGCCAATGCTGCCGTGGTTAAAATTGTTTATAAAGACGGAAAATATACCGTTCCTGAAATCGGCACCATGAAATATGTCGAAGCCGGAAAACAATCTCTCGATAAAAAATAAAACCAGCATTTAGTTATTCATTACTGCAGGCTGCAGGCGAAATTGTCTCGCCCGGATCGCTGCGTCCCTACTCTGGGGTTTATTATGAAAATCAATACAATTACAGTCGCCATTATGATGCTGGCTATTCCCACCAGCGTCTGGTCCTCCACGACCAAAAACAGCATTCAAGAACGCGATATGGTTAATACCGTGCTCGACGACCCGTTATTTAGCCAGTCGCACATGTCCTTATCTTTTAAAAACTACTGGAAATATCTCAAGGAAGAAGAAACCGAGCCGAAAAAGGTCCATAACGCCTGGGGTCAGGGCGTCGCAGTGGATTACCAGTCAGGTTATTTTGCCGATATTATCGGTTTTGATGCCACCTACTACGGGGCGATGAAACTCGGTGCCAGCGATTACTTTAACTCCCGTGGCGTACTCTACAATGACGGCAGCGGTAATAAAAAAAGTAACGCCGAAGGTTTTTCAAAAATTGGCCAACGCAACGTCAAGCTGCAATACCGCCTTGAGGATATCAACCTGAATGCCCGCTGGGGCTGGCAGACGATGAAAAACTACGGCGTCATCTCCAATTCCACCCGCCTCTCACCGACGACCTATTTAGGCTGGACCGGCGCGGTGAACTATGGTCCGTTTACGCTACGCGGTGCGTACATCGAAAGCTCGATGGATCGCAACTCGCCGGATAAGAAACGATTTCAGACCAATAGCGGACAATATATTAACCACATCGCCAGCGGCGACATTCTGTGGCAAAGCGAGCTCTTGAACATGCAGTACGCCTATGGTGAAAGCGATAACTATCTGCGCCGCCATATCCTGTTCACTAATCTTAAGCCAATGAAAGCACTGAATATTGGTACCCAGGTGTACGCCACCCATGCGCTGGATGAGTACAAAAACATGCCGGCCAATAAGCGTGATTTTGACGACGACGCCTGGCATATCGCTATGGACGTTAAGTGGCAGGCCGACAACTGGAGCACCAAATGGGGTCTTGGCTATACCGATGCCAATAAGGCTAATGAAGTGGGATTCTATCCACGTCACATGAGCAAAAACTCGCGCGGCACCTTTACCTCAATGGCCTATGCAGGTAATGACTATATGCGCGACGGCGAACTGGTGCTCTCCAATATGTCGGATTACAACCTGACGCCAGAGCTGGCTATCGGCCTGGCCGGTAACATTGCCCAGTTTAACTACCGTGGCAACCATGTTCGTACTGGCGAAATCAACGCCTTTAGCCGCTGGGTGCCAACGCATCCGAGGCTGAAAAACCTCACCGTCTGGGCGATGTTCGGACCGGGCTGGTCTTATAAAATGAATGGCAAAACCCCGGTGCTGACCGACGGCCATTACAGCCGGGCCAACTCGCTCTCCTCGGAAGTCATTATCGAATATAAGTTTAATCTGTTCTGATATGCTCGCCCCGCCGCCATTGGCGGGGCAAACCTTCACAAATTACTTCTTCACATCATTGAGTTCATCGTTATAGCTTTCCCGCGTCACGCATACGCAGAGGATAGTAATCAGCGCCATACAGGCAAGGAACAGCGAGATAGGCCACGACTCGCCGCCGGACCACACCAGCAGTAAAGTGCCGATCATCGGCGTTAAGCCGCCAACGATATTCGCCAACTGGAAACCTAACGACACGCCGGTATAGCGCACACTGGTGTCAAATAGCTCCGAAAAGAAGGCCGGCTGAACACTGAACATCATCCCCAGCCCAATGGAATAACAGAAGGTGGTGGCGAACATAAACATTTTCACCGAGCCAGAATCGATCATCCAGAACAGCGGGAAGGCAAAGATCAGCGTGATGGCAGCCCCTGCAAGATACACCGGGCGACGGCCAATTTTATCGGATAGCCAGCCAAAGAATGGGAAGGTAAAGATACCAACGAAGCTAGCTAACAGCAGGCCATTTAGCGCCGTTTCACGGGTGAAGTTCAGCTCTCTGGTGACGTACGACATGAAGAACGCCACCGTCAACCAACCCAGCACAATCTCCCCCATGCGCATGCCCATTGCCAGAAACACCGCTTTGCGATGGTGCTTCAGCACGGCGAGAATCGGAAACTGTTGTTCCGCCGCTTTCGGCGCGTTCTGCTGCTGTTTCTGATTTTCCTGGAATACCGGCGTCTCTTCAATGCGCGAACGGATAAACATGCCGACAAACAGCAACGCGATACTTAGCAGGAAAGGCACGCGCCAGCCCCAGGACATCAGGTCATCTTCCGGCAGCATCACCACCAGCGCGAAAACGGCAGTCGCAATAAACAATCCAAGCACGTTACCTAACTGGACAAAAGTACCAAAAAAGCCACGACGATTGCGTGGCGCATATTCGGTGATAAGCGTGGTCGCCCCGCCCCACTCGCCGCCGATGGCGAATCCCTGACAGAGACGCAGAAAAATCAAGATCAGCGGCGCGGCGTTGCCGATGGTGTCATAGCTGGGGATGAGTCCAATGCAGAACGTCGAGATCCCCATAATCATCAGCGATAGCACCAGCGATTTTTTTCGGCCAATCTTATCGCCGTAGTGGCCAAAAACGATGGCCCCGATGGGGCGGCTCACAAAGGTGATTGACAGCGTCAGGAAGGATACCAGCAGCGCCATCAGCGGTGAGAGATTGGGGAAAAAGAGCGACGGGAACACCAACGCGGCGGCGGTACCGTAAATAAAAAAGTCATAGAACTCGATGGTTGTGCCGGATAAACCTGAGCCTAGCACGGTGATCAGCTTTCTTCGTTCATGCTTTTGTAGCGATGTTTGTTCGTCTTTTGCAGGGGCAATGGCTGGCGAGGTAAGCATAGTCATCATTAAATCCTCTGTCCTGAATCATTATTGTTAAATCGGGCGGCGCCTGGCTAACCGCAGTGGCGAAGGGAAAATCGCCAGCAAGCTAACTCGAATTAGCTAATTATAACAAGATACAGAGATTCACAACGTGAATGCTAAAAGAGTGTGACCAGGATCGGTTAAATTTTAACACTCATGCAAATCACCGATGCCGGTAAGGCGATCTAAAAAAAGACATAACCCATTAAAAATAAATGAAATACTAGTTAATTAGTGTTCAAGAATAATCAATCCACTTCTCTTCACCTTTTTTTCCACCGCCTAAACGCTTTTACAGGCATTTGTCCTCCCACACTCAGAACAAATTAAATAAAAACTTAAATATCAATATTTTAATAAAACAATATTGATAGCCATCACAAAATCCCGGTAAAGGGTTTGTCCCTATCTTTTTTTTACCCTAATTTGCTAATTCGAGTTAGCTAATGAAATCAGCAACCAAAGAAGCGGCTGATACGGCACGAAACCATGCGCAGCACGATGAACGATAACTAAGCTACCTATCCCCTACAGGAGAAATTCACATGTTGAATTTAACGTTACCCGCGGAAGCCGAGTTTATTACCCCGAAATCAGGCGAAGTTTTGATGGTCACCAATGCGGATCTCCGCGAACCGGCTAACGTCACCTGCTGGCCCACACAAAAATTATTTGAACAACGTCTGGAAGCGGCGCTGGAAACATTAGGCTATCGGCTACGGCGCGCCCATCCGGTCAATGAGAGCCGCGGTCACGGGTTTATCAGCAGCCAGAAGGAAGGTAGCGATCTGTTCGCCCAAATAGATCCGGATGCACCGGTTATCGTCCTGCTGACCGCCTGGCAATACTCTCACCATCTTGCCCCTTCACTAGTGCATCACCGTGGCCCCATTTTGCTGCTCGCCAATTTCGATGGCACCTGGCCGGGCCTGGTCGGCATGCTCTGCATGGCCGGATGCCTCACCAGCCTTGAGCGTAACTACTCGCGGCTATGGTCCGAAACCTTTGCCGATGACGCGTTTATTCGCGGCTTAGAGACCTGGCTGCGCGATGGCCACCTCAGCCATAAGCTCGGCTATTTGCATCCGGTCGCCCCCAGCGCACCGCTGCTGGCCAGCGAAGCCGGGCAGATTGGCGTCAAAGTTGGGCAGTCGATCCTCAAACATAAAGCCATTGTCGGCCTGTTCGACACCTTCTGTATGGGGATGATCAACGGTGTCTTCCCGCAAAAAGCGATGATCGATGTGGGGATGCCGGTGGAGTCGCTATCGCAATCGGCGCTGCTGGTTGAGATGAATAAAGTACCGGCCGCCCTGCGCGAAGCCTGCCTCGACTGGTACGAAACTCGCGGAATGCAGTTTAAATTCGGCCCTGACAGTGCGCAGGATCTCACCCGGGAGCAGGTGCTGGAACAGTGTGCAATGATGATAGCTATGGCGCGTTTCGTGAAGCGATTCGGGCTGACGGCGGTTGGCGTGCAGTATCAACAGGGGCTCAAAGACAGCTGTGCGGCCTCTGATTTTGCAGAGGGCGCTATCGGCAACGCCGAGCGCTTCCCGATCCCGGATGAGCACGGCGAGATTATCTGCCCGGATGCGCCAATCCCCTGCATCAACGAGGTGGATATGGGCAGCGCCATCCCGCAGGTAATGCTGGCGAAGCTGCTCGGCGCGCTGGGTATGGAGAGCGAAACCACCCTCCACGATATCCGCTGGGGTAGCGAATACAACGGCACATTTTATTGGGATCTGGAGATCTCCGGCGCGGTCCCGTTCGCCCATCTGAAAGGCGGGATCGCCGGAGCCACCGGCTATCGCCAGCCGCCGATGTTCTTCCCCTACGGTGGTTCAACTATCGCCGGGCAGGGCAAAGCCGGACGCTTTATCTGGGCGCGCGCGCACTATGAAGGCACTCAGGTGATCCTGCATATCGGCACCGGTACCGCCGTCGAACTGCCGCATGATGAATTCGAACGCCGCCGCAAGGCGACCAACTACGAGTGGCCGCTACTCAACGCCGTTCTCGACGGGGTTTCGCGCGATGATTTAATGGCGGGACACCAAAGTAACCATCTCAGTCTGGCTTACGTAGAGGAGGAGGTTTTATCCGAAGTGCTGAACGCCTTTATTGCCCAGGCGCTGACGCAAAATATAAAAGTCTTTATCGCAGGCGATGCTCATTTATTAATGAAATAAAAACTGATTCGCTTATGTAATTTTTACGTTGTTAGCGATCCTGGCAAACATCCGCTTAATTCGTCTCTTTATCGCCCATAAAGAGCGGGTCAACGCGCATCTGTCCGGGCGGGCCTTTTGCTTGCCCGGACGAGAGAGGATTATATGTATCAGCAGCAACATATTGAATTTATTATCCAAAAGGCAAAGAAACGGCTCGACCTACAGGAAGCCCCCGGCTGTACCAAAGCGGGATGGCTAATGATCACCGCATTATTAATTGAGTCATGGGATATTTATTCCATGGCGTTTATCTTATTCGCCCTGAAAGATATTTATGAACCTAGCAGTTGGCTGCTCGGTTTTACCGCCGCCGGTACTCAGCTCGGCGCGGTTATCGGCGCGCTGCTCGGCGGCTGGCTGACCGACAAACTCGGACGGCGCAAAATTTTCCTCTGGTCGATGATCCTGTTCGCGATTTTCGCCGTGCTTCAGGGCCTGGCGCCCAATATGTACTGGCTGGCGATTATTCGCTGCCTCGCCGGGATCCCGGTGGGCGCGGACGTGGCCAACGGCTTTACCTACATCATGGAGGTGATGCCGAAAGGCAAGCGCGAAGTGATGGCGAACCGCTGGCAGTTTATGTTCGCGCTGGGAATTATCGCCGCTATCCTGCTGGTCACTACTCTGGTCGCGCTTGATGTTCACCCGGATATGATCTGGCGCATCGTGCTGGCGGTTCCGGCGATCCCTGCCTGTCTGCTGCTGTTTATGCGTCGGGAGTTACCGGAAACCCCAGCCTGGTTTGTGGAACGCGGCCGCTTTATCGAAGCTAAAAAAGCCTCCCGCGAATATTACGGCGAACAGGATGGCCGCCTGCTGGACGACATTCTACCCAACGAAAACGTCACTATCGCCGACCCGACGCTCAAAGAGACGTTGCACGATCTGTTCCGCCGCCCGTTTACCCGCCGCACAACCCTGTTCGGCTGGTTCTCCTGCGCCGTACAGTCGTTTGAAAACTATGCCTTCTCGTTCTTCCTACCGCTGATTCTCGTCACCATCGGTATTTCCGGACAGATTCAGAACAACCTCGCCCTGCTGGCGGTGAACTGCATCGCCGCGCTCTCGGCGTTCGTTGGCCCACTGCTGTTGCCGAAACTCGGCCATAAAGGGCTGAGCAAATACGGCTTCCTGCTGGTGACCATCGGTATCTCGATTTCGGCGTGGGGCGTCTATAGCAGCAGCTTCGCTTTTATCATCTTCGGCGCAGCGCTGATGCTATGGGGTCACTACTGGGACTCTGAAAGCGGGATGACGGTCATCTCCCTCGTGGCAAAACCGCGTTACCGCGGCGTGGCTTCCGGTATCGGCTACACCATCGTCAAGGTCACCGCCTTCGTCACGACTCTGGTATTCCCGGCCCTGTTTGAGGCAGTCGGCGTGCCAGTCGCCTCAATGATTATCGCTATCGCGCCGTTCTGCGCCTTCCTCGCCTCCATTTTCCTGCTGCCGGAAGTCTTCGGCCATGCGGTGGGCGACGAAAATGATCAAGAACATGACGCCAGCCCGGCAATCGTCCTGCAGGGTCATGAATCACCGGCCTCAACCTCTAAACATTAACCGCCCGGGCCGCAGAGGCGGCCCCCGCTGAACACATAAAGGAAGGAATCAGATGAACAGCACAAAAATGCCCGTGATTGAAAATATCGAACTGATGACCGCCCGCGTTCCGCTGCCGGAAGGCCCCTGGGGAGATCAGATTCACCACGTCACCGATATCGAAGTGGCGATTGTTGATGTCTACGGTTCAAACGGTCACGTTGGTACCGGCTTTAGCCACACTTCCGGCTGGTGTGGAAAAACCATCTCCGCGCTGATAGCCGAGATTATCCCGGACGTGATCGGCCAGCCGCTCTCGCCGCGCGGCCTGTGGCATCGTTCATATAAACACGTTCACGACGTCGGCGGCGCGGGCGTCACCACCCATGCTCTGGCAGCGCTGGATATTGCCTACTGGGATCTCCTGGGCAAAACCCTCAACGCGCCGATCATCGATATTATTGGCCGCGTTCGCGATCGCGTTCCGCTGTACGGCAGCGGCATCAACTTGCATCTGTCCATTGAGGAAGTGATCGACCAGGTCAAACGCTGGAAAAGCACCGGCTACCTGGCAGCGAAAGTGAAGGTCGGTAAACCGACGCTGGAAGAAGACGTGGAGCGGCTGCGCAAAATCCAGGAGGCCGTTCCAGGCTTCCCGCTGGCGGTTGACGCCAACCAGGGCTGGAACTTCCCGCAGGCGCTGCGCGCGTTCAAGCTGTTCGAGCCGCTCAATCTGTTATGGATTGAAGAGCCTCTGCCCTCCGACGATATCACCGGCCATCTCAAGCTTCGCGAACGCAGCACTACGCCTATCGCGCTGGGCGAAAACGTCTATAACTTAAACCAGTTCACGCAATACATCGAGAGCGGCTGTGCGGATTACATCCAGGCGGATCTCGGACGCGTCGGCGGGATCACCGGTTATCTGGATATCGCCGCCGTCGCCCGTGCGCACAACCTGCCGATGACGCCGCATTTTGTCATGGAGCTCAGCGCCAGCCTGCTGGCGACGGTACCGAATATCTCATACGCCGAAATGACCGACGGTGGACGCTGGAAGGATCTGCGCATTATCGCCGAGGCGGGCGAAGAGGTGGACGGCTACTACGTGCCGAGCGAACGACCAGGCCACGGCATCATTCTCGATCGTGACTATCTCGCAACACACAAAATCTAACCACTCAGTGATGGGGAAAGGACAATGGAAGACACGTTATTCTCAGTTAAAGACAAGGTCATCATTGTGACCGGCGGCCTTGGACAGCTGGGGGCGCAGTACGTGAAGACCTTACATGAGCGCGGCGCAAAGGTGGCGGCGCTAGCCACCCGTGTCGATGCCGCACGTATCGATCGCGTGCTAGGGGCGATAAAGGACTCCGACCGCCTGCTTTGCGCGGAAGTGAATATTACCGACAAAGCCAGTATTAACCGGGTTCTTGATAGCATCGAAGCAAAATGGGGCGTGCCGGATGGTCTGGTAAACAATGCAGGTGTTGATACCCAGCCCAGCGCGCCGCCGGAAGTGTCCGGCCCGTTTGAGGAGTTTCCGGAAGAGGTATTCCGCGAAGTGGTGGAAGTGAATCTGGTCGGCACCTTCCTGATGACTCAGCAGGTTGGCAAGCGTATGAAACTGGCCGGCAAAGGCGGTTCGATTATCAACGTCGGCTCGATCTACGGCGTGGTCTCCCCGGTGCAGGATATCTATAGCTATAAAAAAGAGGACACCGGCATTCCTTTCGTTAAACCGGTGGCCTATTCGGCGGCAAAATCCGGGCTGTATAACTTTACCCGCTACTGCGCTACCTACTGGGGCCGCGACGGCATTCGCGTCAATACCCTGACCCTTTCCGGCGTTGAGCGTAGCGACCAGGATCCGCGTTTTCAGAAAAACTACACCAACCGTATTCCGATTGGACGGATGGCAAAACCCCATGAGTACAACGGTGCGGTGGTGTTCCTGCTCTCCGACGCGTCGGTCTATATGACCGGCTCCAACGTGGTGGTGGATGGAGGCTGGACCGCATGGTAAACGATAAATGGCAGGTTTTCCGCGGCATTATCTCCGCCGTGGTGACGCCGATGCACGCCGACGAGTCGGTAAACTATGCGGCGCTGGACACCCTCGCCCGCGCCCAGCTGGCGCGCGGGGTTGAAGGCTTTTACTGCTGCGGCTCCTCCGGAGAGGGGCCGTTACTGCGTTTCGATGAGCGCAGGCAGGTGCTGGCAACGCTGGTACAGGCGGCGGAGGGCAAAGTGCCGGTGATCTCCCACGTCGGAACACCGCGCACCCGGGATGCCGTCGAGCTGGCAAAAAGCGCCGAGCAGGACGGGGCCAGCGCGGTATCGCTGGTGCCGCCCTACTACTACAAATATAGCCGCGAGGAGATTATCGCCTACTACCGTCGGGTACTGGACGCCATTTCGATTCCGGTGATTTTGTATAATATTCCGCAGTTTACCGGCGTCGAGCTTGACCATCAGACCGCCGAAGCGCTGCTCGGCGACGAGCAGGTGCTGGGGGTGAAGCACACTTCGCATAACCTCTACTCGCTGGAGCGGATGATCGCCCGCTATCCGGACAAAGTGTTCTTTAACGGTTTCGATGAGATCTTCCTTTCCAGCCTCGCGGCAGGTGCGACGGCCACCGTCGGCACCACGGTCAACCTCCAGCCGGAGTTGTTTCTCGCTCTGCGCAGCGCGTTTAAGCAGGGCGATATCGCCCGGGCGCAGCGCTTACAGCAGCAGATTAACGAAGTCGTGGAAAACCTGGTGGCGCGCGGCGTGTTTCAGTCGGCGAAGTATCTTGCCGGTAAAGAGACCGTCGAAACAGGACCAACCCGCGAGCCGTTTGTGGCGCTGACGGCGGCGCAGAAAGGGGAGCTGGATGAACTCTATCTGCGCTTACGGGGGTATATCGCCGATGCCCGGCAATGACAGGCTGTGTACCCAGAACCGCCTGAACGATAGCGCCGTTTGCCAGCAGGTGGCGCTGTTTTTACAGGAGACCGAAGGCGATGCACAGACCAAGGGCCTGGCGATAGCGGTGGTGGGGCCGGAGGGCGAGTTTATCGCTTTCGGCGCACACGCTCGCTGTCCGCCGCTGCCGCGTCAGCTGGCACAGCGCAAGGCCTGGACTGCCCTGCGCTTTCGCCGTCCGACGGCAAGGCTTGCGGAAGAAGTCAACGTTGGCACTCTACGGCTGGAGATGTTTCACGACCCGCAGCTGCTGGCAATGCCGGGCGGCGCGCCGGTGATGCTTGATGGGCTGGCGATAGGCGGCGTTGGGATCAGCGGCCTGCCGCCGGAGTTAGACGCCGAGTTGGCAGCACAGTTTGTTCAGCGCCTGATTGCGTAATCGTTCCCGGAGGCGGTGCTGCGCACCTGTCCGGGCTACGCGTCATATGCCAGCTCCGACGCTCTTTCCCCCCTCTCTCTTCCTGGGAGAGGGTCTTTTCCGACCCCCACTTAACTCCGTTGATTTTCCACCGACAAAGGGCGGTGAATGAGCGTCATCGGCACCGTGATCTTCACGTCGGCATTTTCGCCCTGCAGCTTCTGCTGCATCAGATGAAACGCGTGCTGGGCCCAGGCGTCTTCGTCCTGACGCATCGACCACACCGCATTCGGCAGGAACCCTAACATTTGATGTTCATCGAAGGTGCCTATCGGGATATCCGACGGAATAAAACCATATGTTTCCCGCAGCGCGCTCAGGGTCCCTTCCAGAATCGGCAACGATGAGGCGATAAATGCCTTCGGCGGCTCCCGATGCTGGCGGAGAAAATCGAGCATCAGCTGCTTACCCTCTTCCTGACGGTTATGGCTGGCCGACAAAATCCACTCTTTCCCGGCGGGCAGTTCGCTCAGGTAGCCCTGCAAACGACGCTGGATCGACGGCTGCTGGGTATCCCCGGCGATAAAAAAAATCGGCGAAACGTCTACTGCCTGGGTCATCGCCTGCACCAGCTTTTTACTGCCGTTGTAGTTATCACTCACCACCAGCGATACGTCGCTCTCACCAAAATCGCGGTCGAGCAGCACCAGCGGCCGCTTACGCGCCACCTTCTGATGATGCAACTGCGTTTCCCGGGTAGAAGGCACCACAAAGAGCCCATCGACATTACGCGCCAGCAGGCCTTCAACCAGACTGTTTTCATGCTCGCTGTCGCTGTAGGTACAGGCGATCATTAGTTGATACCCTGCCTGACGGCAGCAGGCTTCCAGCTTTTCCGCCAGGGTGGAGAAAAACAGGTTCGACAGGCGTGGGATCACCAGCCCTAAGGTCTCGGTTTTATTCAGCTTCAGGCTGCGGGCGATATGGTTAACGACCAGCCCATTCTCAGCAACGTAATCATTAATACGCTGCTGCGTTTTGGCGCTGATGCGATACTGCTCAGCTTTGCCACCTAGCACGAGGCGCACGGTGGTAATCGAGATTTCCAGCGCCCTGGCGACTTGCTCAACGGTTTTGGCCATAAACTCATTTTCCATAACGAACAGAACGGCTTAATCATAAACTAATTCGAGTTAGCAATACATTAGCTGAGCTGTTATTTTGAACAATGCGTCAACATGGCGAGTTAATGACAATTATTGTGCTGGTATTTGCGCCGGTCAACGACCTGCGCAAGCGAATCAGGGCAGCATTTTACCGCGCACGACCACTTTACCCGGTTTGCTCTCCGGGTCAGTCACCCGGCGAATCGCCAGATTCAGCGCCTGCCAGGCGATCTCCTGCAGATCGTGAGAAACGCAGGGAAAATGGAAACCGTAGATCCCGGCATGGGAGACTTCATCAATGCTGAACAGAGAGACCTGTTGCTTAAGATCTAATTGATGCTCAAGGCAGGCTTTGATAATCCCCAGCGAGATCTGGTTATTGCAGCCGACGAAAAAATCCGGCGCCGGGTTGTTAGCCAACCAACGGCTGGTCTCCTGCCACGCGATATCCATAAAGAAGTCCGCATACAGGACTTCGAAAGATTCAACTTTCCCCAGCAGCGCCGCCTGTAGACCCGTGACCCTCTCCCTGGCGACATTGGAGTTTTCCGGCCCGGAGACCACCACCACGCGCTGCGCTTTCTGCTCCAGCAGCCAGCGACCAGCCTGCAGGCCGCAGTCGAGATTATCGATATAGACCCCGCTACAGTGGCGGTCATCAAGCTCCCTGTCCACCAGCACCACCGGAATATTGAGCATTTCCAGCCGCTTAAGATAGGACGGACGATACTGATGATCGTTGGAGATCACCGACAAAATGATCGCATCGACGTTATAGCCGATCAGCTTTTCGATAATCCGATCTTCGCTCTCCTGAGATTCATAGGAGTCGAACACCAGCGTGTCGTAGCCCATCTTTTGCGCTTCGAGGGTGATAAGCCGCGTCAGGCCACCAAAAAAGGGGTTGGCCATATCGGGATTGACGATACCGATGGTTTTGCTGGTTTTCGCCCGCAGATTGCGCGCGGCAGCATTGACTACATAGCCAAGGCTGGCCGCCGTTTCGCGAATGCGCTGCAGCGTTTCCGGATGCACTTTGTCCGGCTGAGAAAATGCCCGCGAGGCAGTAATTTTACTGACGTTTGCCTGCGCGGCGACGCTAGCCAGCGTCGCCTTCCGTCCACGACCGACTGCCAAATGCAGCTCCTTAGTTAAAAAGCATCATTTTGTATCATTTACGTTATCATGACAGAACTCTCACTATGATGCTAACACTTTACTCCAGCCAGACGATTTACTCTGGGATCGGTAAAAACATCCAGTTCATCGCGGCTTTCGGAAGAAAACTCCGATACCACTGCCCCATGCTCTCCGGCCTGAAACCAGTGGCGGGTGTTGGGCGCGATAGTGTACTGCTCACCGGGGCGAAGTCGAATGTAGCGATCGCAGGTATACCACGCCTCACTGCCTTCCGGGACCTGACATATCGGTTCGCCGCTGGCGTCATTCGGCGTCAGGCTAGGGTCGTCGACAAACAGATAAACCTCACCCCAGCGGCAGCGGAAGGTTTCCTGCTTACCGGGCGTCCCGGCGAAAGGCGGGTGCAAATGCTCCGGACACGTCTGGCGTGGAAACAGCACCAGCTCTTTGGCGCAGTAGCGCGGCGAGTTGGTGTACGTCAGAAGCTGCAGGCCGGAAAGCGGGTAGTCAGGCAAACCAAATGTCGCAATTTCAATATGTTGCCTTTCCTCGTTCGTTAAAACGATCTCAGCTAATTGCAGGAAATGAAGCGTGCGTTGAACGGCATCAGTCGGTGTATTCATCGTATCCTCTGTTTTTAAAACGGTATCGTTAACACTACCGCCAGCAT is part of the Klebsiella huaxiensis genome and encodes:
- a CDS encoding LacI family DNA-binding transcriptional regulator, which translates into the protein MAVGRGRKATLASVAAQANVSKITASRAFSQPDKVHPETLQRIRETAASLGYVVNAAARNLRAKTSKTIGIVNPDMANPFFGGLTRLITLEAQKMGYDTLVFDSYESQESEDRIIEKLIGYNVDAIILSVISNDHQYRPSYLKRLEMLNIPVVLVDRELDDRHCSGVYIDNLDCGLQAGRWLLEQKAQRVVVVSGPENSNVARERVTGLQAALLGKVESFEVLYADFFMDIAWQETSRWLANNPAPDFFVGCNNQISLGIIKACLEHQLDLKQQVSLFSIDEVSHAGIYGFHFPCVSHDLQEIAWQALNLAIRRVTDPESKPGKVVVRGKMLP
- a CDS encoding D-lyxose/D-mannose family sugar isomerase, with the protein product MNTPTDAVQRTLHFLQLAEIVLTNEERQHIEIATFGLPDYPLSGLQLLTYTNSPRYCAKELVLFPRQTCPEHLHPPFAGTPGKQETFRCRWGEVYLFVDDPSLTPNDASGEPICQVPEGSEAWYTCDRYIRLRPGEQYTIAPNTRHWFQAGEHGAVVSEFSSESRDELDVFTDPRVNRLAGVKC
- a CDS encoding LacI family DNA-binding transcriptional regulator — its product is MAKTVEQVARALEISITTVRLVLGGKAEQYRISAKTQQRINDYVAENGLVVNHIARSLKLNKTETLGLVIPRLSNLFFSTLAEKLEACCRQAGYQLMIACTYSDSEHENSLVEGLLARNVDGLFVVPSTRETQLHHQKVARKRPLVLLDRDFGESDVSLVVSDNYNGSKKLVQAMTQAVDVSPIFFIAGDTQQPSIQRRLQGYLSELPAGKEWILSASHNRQEEGKQLMLDFLRQHREPPKAFIASSLPILEGTLSALRETYGFIPSDIPIGTFDEHQMLGFLPNAVWSMRQDEDAWAQHAFHLMQQKLQGENADVKITVPMTLIHRPLSVENQRS
- a CDS encoding dihydrodipicolinate synthase family protein, whose product is MVNDKWQVFRGIISAVVTPMHADESVNYAALDTLARAQLARGVEGFYCCGSSGEGPLLRFDERRQVLATLVQAAEGKVPVISHVGTPRTRDAVELAKSAEQDGASAVSLVPPYYYKYSREEIIAYYRRVLDAISIPVILYNIPQFTGVELDHQTAEALLGDEQVLGVKHTSHNLYSLERMIARYPDKVFFNGFDEIFLSSLAAGATATVGTTVNLQPELFLALRSAFKQGDIARAQRLQQQINEVVENLVARGVFQSAKYLAGKETVETGPTREPFVALTAAQKGELDELYLRLRGYIADARQ
- a CDS encoding GlcG/HbpS family heme-binding protein; translated protein: MPGNDRLCTQNRLNDSAVCQQVALFLQETEGDAQTKGLAIAVVGPEGEFIAFGAHARCPPLPRQLAQRKAWTALRFRRPTARLAEEVNVGTLRLEMFHDPQLLAMPGGAPVMLDGLAIGGVGISGLPPELDAELAAQFVQRLIA